A stretch of Arachis hypogaea cultivar Tifrunner chromosome 15, arahy.Tifrunner.gnm2.J5K5, whole genome shotgun sequence DNA encodes these proteins:
- the LOC112749719 gene encoding protein phosphatase 2C 51: MDSTAEAKSKKIERRYDTLGKKRKRSIRFASSEVAVLPSMEDSSSSSSSPTNNAPKQNCTAVASASYGLISVIGRRRVMEDAVRVVPGFVPVEDESGGYDFFAVYDGHGGSMVANTCREKLHMLLAEEMKEAKAAGPLDWHQVMCSCFMKMDQEIVGDEGNDDMSGGNTMGSTATVVVVGKEEIVVGNCGDSRAVLCRGGEALPLSRDHKPDREDEKERIEAAGGRVIDWNGNRVLGVLATSRSIGDHYMKPFVIAQPEIQVSRRTDSDEFVVVASDGLWDVVSNSFACQLVRNYLSGKTDMTTSAEAAATLLAELAMARGSKDNITVIVIQLINAASPSTPSTST; this comes from the exons ATGGATAGCACCGCCGaagcaaaatccaaaaaaatcgaACGCCGCTACGATACTTTGGGAAAGAAGAGAAAGCGATCTATCAGGTTCGCCTCTTCCGAGGTAGCTGTCCTTCCTTCCATGGAAGATTCATCGTCCTCATCCTCTTCCCCCACTAATAACGCGCCAAAGCAGAACTGCACCGCTGTCGCATCCGCTTCCTATGGTTTAATATCTGTCATCGGCCGACGGAGAGTCATGGAGGACGCCGTTAGAGTGGTCCCCGGTTTCGTGCCGGTGGAAGACGAATCCGGAGGTTACGATTTCTTTGCAGTCTACGACGGTCACGGTGGAAGCATGGTGGCGAATACTTGCCGCGAGAAGCTGCACATGTTGTTGGCGGAGGAAATGAAGGAGGCAAAGGCAGCAGGGCCTTTGGATTGGCATCAAGTGATGTGCTCGTGCTTCATGAAGATGGACCAAGAGATTGTAGGTGACGAGGGCAACGATGACATGTCGGGTGGGAACACGATGGGTTCTACCGCAACGGTGGTCGTTGTTGGAAAGGAGGAGATTGTGGTTGGCAACTGCGGAGACTCTAGGGCGGTGCTGTGTCGCGGTGGCGAGGCCTTGCCGCTTTCACGTGATCATAAG CCTGATCGTGAGGATGAGAAAGAGAGAATAGAAGCAGCAGGTGGAAGAGTGATCGATTGGAATGGTAATCGTGTTTTAGGTGTTCTTGCTACATCAAGATCCATAGGGGACCACTACATGAAGCCATTTGTGATAGCTCAACCAGAGATACAGGTGTCCCGCCGAACAGATTCCGATGAGTTTGTGGTGGTGGCAAGTGATGGGCTGTGGGATGTGGTGTCTAACAGCTTTGCATGCCAACTTGTGAGAAATTACCTTAGTGGCAAGACCGACATGACCACATCCGCGGAGGCAGCTGCCACTTTGCTAGCCGAGCTTGCCATGGCTCGTGGTAGCAAAGACAACATCACTGTCATTGTGATCCAGCTCATTAACGCTGCTTCTCCTTCAACTCCTTCAACTTCAACATAA